A stretch of DNA from Calderihabitans maritimus:
CCTGATATCCCTAATGATCTCACCTAAATACGTATGAAACCTCGGGTGAATCTCCATCATAAAAACTCCGGTATAATTGTTCAACTTAGGAAGTATTTTGGAGTAAGGAATTTCGCCCCATCCTATCGGCAGGTGAAGGTCACCAATACCAAAAGGAATGCGCTCGATATTCCGGGAGTCCACCCCACTTCTCCCGAAATTATCGTGGACATGGATGTGGGTCAGATACGGCGCTACTGTCTCAACTCCATCTATTAGGTCAAAACCGTATTGTTTGGCGGCAAGGTAACCGTGGCCAAAATCATAACAAATTCCTACATTGGGATGATTGACTTGTACGATGATGTCACGCAAGGTTTCAGGGTAAATCCCGTAAGTATATAGATTGCCGCTGCCCTTTAAAAAATTGTTTTCGATTGCGACGGTTACCCCAACAGCTGAAGCATATTCACCTATATGCCTCAAGTTATTTATTTCAACCTCCATCAACTGGCAGTATCGCTGGTCTTCTGTCGGCTCACCGTGCTGCGCTATATTTTCTACCGCAACATCTCTATTCAAATAGGTATAGCTACTGTGATACACTACTATTTCTGCTCCTATTTCACCAGCAAATTGAATGGTAGCCTCTAACCCCATGTGGTGGGTAAGTGGGTCATCTCGATCCATCAAGTTAACCTTGTCAGGAGCGTGCACAGTATATTTAAGATCGAAATTCCAAAGAATTTTTTTGACTGCGGAAACTGTTTTCTTATTAAGGCGGCCATTCATAATTATATCTAGACCATGGACCGGTATTTCTACGTAATCAATCCCTAGTCCGGCAAAATAATCTAACTGACTTATTAGACTATGTAGGTCGCCGTCAATACTTGACGAGTCCGCGTTAACACCAATTCCCTTGATATTCATTGGGGGAACCCCTTTCCTTTTGATTCGCAGTATTTGGTTAGCTCTAATAGAGCAAGTTAAAGCCATCCTTTTTGTCAAACAAATGTATCTTATCAAGTTTTAAATACATATTAACTGGTTCCCCAATTTGACCCCGGAATTTCTGGGGAGCCAACACTTTGAACCTCTCATTGCCAAATCGCACGTCTACCAACATATCTCTGCCCAATGGTTCTGTCAGATATATTTCTCCCTGAATACAGTTCTCTGCTCTTCCGCTTAAAGTAATATCTTCCGGCCTCACCCCAAGTACTACATCCTGAGTTCTAATCCTTCGGCCAATACGTTCCACCAAATAGTCCGGGAGTTCCAGGTTAATACCGGGACCGCGCAGGTGCATACTGCCCCCTTCCTGGACACAGGTCACATTAACGAAATTCATAGGAGGGTTACCAATAAAATTGGCAATAAATAAATTTTTTGGCCTGTTATAAAGCTCTTCTGGCGTACTGTAGTCCTGCAATCTCCCCTGATCCATAATGGCAATTCGATCAGCCATGCTCATGGCCTCCGTCTGATCGTGAGTAACAAAGACCATAGTGATGCCTAAATTCTTCTGCAACCTTTTAATCTCAGCACGCATAGTAATCCTTAACCGGGCATCCAAATTGGACAGAGGTTCATCCAGCAACATCAATCCCGGCTCCTTGACCAATGCCCTTGCCAGCGATACCCGCTGCTGCTGCCCTCCCGATAGTTGAGCCGGTTTTCTATCTAATAAATGCTGAATTTCTACCACTTCAGCCGCTCTTCGAACTTTTTTGACGATTTCTCCCCTTGGAATCTTGCGAAGCTTAAGAGGAAACGCAATGTTTTCAAATACGGTCATATGGGGATAAAGAGCATAACTTTGGAAACACATCCCCAAATTACGGTCTTTAGGCAGAACATCGTTGACAATCCGGTTGTCAAATATCACATGTCCGGAACTCGGCCTGTAGATCCCCGCCAGTATAAGTAAGGTAGTAGTTTTACCGCAACCACTCGGGCCAAGCAGCGCAACAAATTCTCCGTCTTCGATGGTCATGTTCAAGTTATCAACTGCTATAAATCCCCCGAATTTTTTGGTAACGTCAACCAGTTGTACCCTCATCTTTTATCGCCTCCGTGAAACGATTGTATCGACCTACATCTTTCTACCCCTTAACCCCTCCGAAGGAAACTTTCATCAGAGACTTTTGGGATAGTAGGAAAAAGACTATCGTCGGCAACATGTAAAATAGCGCCGATGCGGTTAGCAGGCCATAGTCCAGGTACTTGAAGTCACCGATGAGGTTTTTCAAGTACACGGATAAGGTATAATTCTCCGCGCTAAACAGGAAAGTATACGCGTAAATGAACTCAGACCAACCGGAAAGAAAAGCAAAAATAGCCACCGCCGCAATACCCGGTTTCAATTGGGGAAGAATGACCTTGTACCATGCCTGAAGCCGTGTACAACCATCTACATACGCAGCCCATTCAACATCCCATGGGATTTCGTCAAAAAATCCCTTTATCATCCATGTAGCCATAGGCAACTCCAAGGCAACCTTGACAAGAACAACCCCTATCAATCGGTCCAGCAACCCAACCGCATTTAACACGTAGTACAAAGCAATTAACAGCGCCACACCGGGAAAAGCATGTAGCAAGATGGTCATTTTCATTATTAGATCCTTCCCAGCAAAATTTATCCTGGAAAGGGCAAAACCGGCCAATAGACTTATTATTAGCTCCAATACAGTTATACTCCCTGCCAGCAAAATGGTGTTCAGCGTAATGGGCCAGATACTCTGAAACACTTTGGTACCGATCTGAACCTGGGACCAGAGGAAACGCCAGTTTTCCAAGGTAAAATTTTTGGGTATAAGCCCGAAGGCTTGTTCCGCGGAAAAAGAACTCAGCAAAAGCCAAGCATAGGCCACAACAAGTGGCAGGGCGGTTAAAACCAAAAACACGTAGACAATCAATCTTGGTAACAGCAACCGGAATTTTTCAATCCACGTAGTCCTCAGGTAGATTTCGGTTTTCCCGTTGTTCATAACTTTTCCCACCTCAGATATTGATTCTTCCCTTGTTAATCATGTCCTGATACCCAAAGAGCCTGAGCATTAAAAGTGTGATAGCTGTACCGATTATAACCAGCACCATGGAAATAGCAGCACCATAGCCGAATTCAAAATTGGCAAAGGCTTTGTGATAGGCCAACAGGGACCAAACTTCACTTTCATACAAAGGTCCGCCATCGGTAATTAAAAGGATGTATTCATACGAGGTAAGTAAAGAAAGGGTTTGCCAAATGGTCATGAACATGATAGGCCATTTTAAAAAAGGAACGATAATGTACCTGATAATAGCCCAGTCAGAAGCTCCATCCACCATGGCTGCCCGATAGTAATCATCGGGGATGGACTTAATGGCAGCAGAAAACACTACCATACCAAGAGAGGCACCGATCATGCCGTTGGACAGAACCACAACCGTCATGGGATGCTCCAGTAACCAGTTTTGTGGTGGAGCCCCCGCCAGAAAAGACATCAGTGCGTTTAGCATGCCGTACTCGGTAGGATCCAAGAACCAGATCCATAGTAGGGCATAAACAACGGCAGGAGTCATCCTTGGCAACAACCAGATTGTACGAAAAATTAGACTAATATTTTCATTCTTGACAAAATATGTTGTCATCACCGCCAGAACAAAGCCGAACCCCACATTGAAAATAAGAGTGAAGAAAACGTATTTTAAGGTGTTCAAGGCCACTTGCAAAATAACTGCATCATGAAATAATCTTAAATAGTTTTCCACCCCAATAAAATTCCAACGGAGCGTGTAATCCATCCCGGTAAACGAAAGTATCGCAGTCAATAGGACGGGTACAAAGAAAAATAGTATGATCAGCACCAAAAAAGGACCTAAAAAGGGCAAGAGAGTAACAAACCGGTGGATACTTGATTTGCCTGTTCTACCGACAACGCCGTCCAATACCGTAGTGTCTTGTAACTCCACGTAAGCACCTCCTCTGCCGTGACTAATTTAGGTAGAAAAAACGGGGGGAGATGTCCCCCCTACATCTCACTGCTACTCAATTACTTCCAGAGCGTCCCCCAGGTCATTTTTCAACTGATCTTCTAGCCAATTGAGCGCCTCTTCCGGCTTTTGCTTACCAAGTTCCACGGCCTGAATTGCTTTGTAAAGACCAGACTTGAATTTACCATATTCCGGATGGGTGGGCTGGGTAGTAGTGTACTCCAACTGGTACTGGACGTCCGCCAGAAATTCGCTGCTCTGATAAGTCGGGCTTTCGGCCACAGAGGGGCTGATAGCCAGGTGCCCCGACTCAATGGCATGCTTGGCATTATATTCCGGTTTTGACGCAATAGCAATCAACGCAAAGGCTAAGTCCGGATATTTTGTATTACTGTTAATGGTATAAACCCATGGTTGAGAAAGGGTGATGGGTCTTCCGCCCTTCTCCGCAGCCGGAACCAGGGCATATCCGATGTTCTCGAACATATACTCTTCCGTCAACTCTCCTAACTCTTCATGGTAGGGAACCTTCTGATATTCACCCCAGTGCCATGTACCTCCATACCAGAAGAGAACATCCCCTTCCACAAAAGATTTATGCAGCATTCTCCACTCCATGGAAGTCATCCCTTCCGGCGTGACCTTGGCATTTTGGGTCAGGTCGTAATGGTACTGGAGGGTCTTTAAGACCGCCTTCTTGTCAAGTACCAGCTTGTCGGTGACGGGGTTGTATATTTTCCCGCCAAAGTTGTAAACTTGCATGACAAAGTAAGGCCCGTTGCTCGGCCGGTGGAAAATACCATACTTTACGACGCCTTTCTCCACGGCTTCTTTCGCCAGGGCGGTCATATCTGCCAGGGTAAACTCTCCCCTTTTAATTTTTTCGGGCAGCTGGTTAATTTGATCCTCAGACCAACCCATTTTTCTTAGGGCGTCTTTTCGGAAGTAAACCGGACGAGACTCAGTATCCTGGGGTACCGCCCACGTCTTTCCGGCATATTTCGCCGCTTCCCAAAGCGTGGGATAAATATCCTTAACAAAGTCGGCGTACTCAGAATTGCTTAGCAAATCATCCAACGGGAGGATGTAGCCCCCTTTGGCCATCATAGCCACATCGGCATGGCTGATTGCCCGGATATCGGCACCCCCACCCGATTGCCAAGCCAAGATAAACTTTTTATTATATTCTTCATCGCTACCCGCAGAAACGTGGTTCACTTCAACTTTAACTCTCCTGTTATCCCCTTTGGCCTCCAAGAGTTGGTTGAGTTCTTTAGCTGCGTCCGCAATATTTGTGCCCCTGGTGCTGTCAGCGGGAGAGCCTTTGGAGTCTACCTTAATCACTACTGTTTCCGTCTTTTGAGGTTCGGATTTAACCGATTGTCCTGCCTGCTGTTGCCCGCACCCGCTTAAAAATACGCCAGCGACCAACAAGATTGCCACTCCGAGGAATTTTAACCTTGTCATAAACTATCCCCCTTTATCGTTTTTCCTGCTGTCTGCATTGTTTAAAATTGGTACTAATGAATAATACCGAGCTATCACCTCCAGTCTTGGTTTTTAAATGGTATGTTTAGGTCCAACCTCGGCCCCAGCTCCGTAAGCAAAACCGTTTTTTCGCCAAAATATCATTCCCGTCGATTATCGTTTGCAGTGTCTCATCGCCAGCGAACCCATCTCGTCTTTCCTCGTACGAACCTTCGAAAGGTCCGGGTAAACCAGAATCGCAAATTGAATATCATCAAAACCCATCACCGCAATATCTTCTGGGATATTGAGCCCCGCTTTCCACATGGCCTTCATCGCCCCAATCGTCATCATGTGGCTGATGCAAAAACCGCACTAGGCCTAACCACAGCCTCACGAAATTCCTTTATGGCCCGGTGTCCACTCTCATCATATTGCCTTTTTCCAAACGGATAGGTGCATAGTTGTTTTATAGGTCCCTTGGTAATCTTCCGTAATTATGTACCATTTACCTTCTAGATCCAAAACATTAAAACATTGTTAACAAGAACAGCAGGGATACCCTCCCCTTGAACCTGAGAACGACATTCTCGCCAACGGTATTGACCAGGATTACACCCTTCACCCTTTTTCCATCAACATCTTGCCAGAGGGCGTGTCCATATCCGAATCATTCATAATAACAATCCATAGCCCCACTCCATGTAAGACTTAATAATCGCTTCCAGAACTGGTGCCTAAAAGGAAGGTGACATAACAGGACTGTGTTTCTCATATGCAACGTCAATATTTACCGTATTTTTAGTCTTAATAGCCCCAGCCAGGGTATTCCGGATGCAATTGAGTTCTTTGGTTACCAGCAGCATTCTATCTACTACCGCTTGCTTATGGTCCCCTTTTTCTAAAAAGACACGAGAAACTGTAATCCTATAAATAAAAGCCCCGCACAATTCTACAATGGTCTTAATGAGCTCTCATGCCCCTCTTTACTAATACATTAAAGTTAATTTAAATTTTACAAACGTTTGCTTTTTATGTTTCGACATCTTATTCAAATTTCCTGCTTAAATTTTCAAAAAGTTGTTTATATCTACACAATTCCCATTACTGCCTGAGCAATACTTACAGAGTGGTGATTAATCTGCAACATGTAATTGATGAGGTCCTCGTAAACGGCACTTATCTCCAGGAAGTCCCTCTTATCGCTAGTCAGCCTTTGGAAATGAGAATACCTAAGCGATTTTTCCATCCGTAGGGTTTCTGGTCGAGCTTTAATAACGTCACTGGCGGTCTTTTTGTCGTCGTTGGCAAACGCTTCTATAGCCAAACTAAAGTTATTTACAACTTGCCAGTACATGGCAGAAAGTTCTCCCCAACCTTCCTCCGGAATCTGTAGCCCTCTCTGTTTCATTTTTCGAGCAATTCGGGAAATAGCTATGATGACATCTCCCAAGTGTTCCAGGTCGTTGCAAATATATAACAGCTTAACCTCCTGCTCGGACTGGTCTTTAATTAGGTTTTGCTGGGCCAGGCTGACCAAATACCGGGTAACAGCCGAATATAAGAAGTCAATCGTTTTTTCCATTTCATTGATCCTTTCTATCAACTTTTCGTCCCCGGTACGCAGAAGTTCCATTACCTCTCCCAGCATCTCTTCCCGGACGAGCTTAGCCATCCTTAAAATCTCATTTTTAGTTTGTTCAAGAGCTAGGTCCGGTACATCCAGCACCCTCTCATCTAAGAATTTGGCCACTTTTTCCTCCTGTTCTGCATCTGGTATTAACCATGTCATGAAATCAGCCAACCGGGCGGTAAACGGCAAGAACAGCAACATGTTTATGACGTTAAATATCGTATGGCTATTTGCTATCTGCCGCCCCGCATCGGCAGAAGTCATTGCTACAAGCGCCTTAAAAGGTCCTAAAAAGGGCATAAAGACTAAGGCTCCCGCTAGTTTAAAAATCAAGTGGGCAACAGCAACCCTTTTTGCCTCTCGGGATGACTTGATACTGGCTAACAGTCCAGTGGCCGTCGTCCCAATATTGGCGCCCAGCGTCATCGAAATAGCCGTCTCCAATGCAAGGACCCCTTGCACGGTAAGGGTCATAATTAGGGCGATGCTGGCAGCACTTCCTTGAATAATTGCTGTAAATATCGCTGAAACCACCAAGGCCAGGAACAGGTTGTCAGAAAGACCGACTAATATGTCAACAAAGGCCTGATAGGACCTTAGTGGGTATACAGCGGAAGCCATGACCTTCATACCGTAAAACACAAAACCAAAACCCAGGATGGCTTGCCCGATGTGCTTGTACTTTTGTTTCCGAGAAAACAGCCCCATAGCCACCCCGATACCAACTAGTAGAAGGGCATAGTCGGTGACTTTAAAGGCGATTAACTGGACAGTCAAGGTTGTTCCCACAGCCGATCCCAGCATGACGCCCAGGGCCTGACCCAAACTCATTAAGGAAGCGCTTACGAAGCCCACCAATAAAACCGTTGTGGCACTGCTACTCTGCAGTAAAACGGTAATAATAATCCCCACCAATACCCCTGAAACCGGGTTATTGGTCAAGGTGCCCAGCACTGTTTTCATTCGGTGAGCAGCCACTTTTTGCAATCCTTCCGAGGTTATGTTCATCCCATAGATGAAAATTCCAAGGCCACCAAATAATCCTATTAATATTGTTGCTATCTCCATGCTACTTCAACTCCTCTCTCAATCTGCCGGGCTGGGCCGATGTCCCCGGAAAGGCCTGCGGTCTCCCTTAATCATGTAGAAAACCATTTCAGCCAGGTTTACAGAGTGGTCCCCAACGCGCTCCAGGTACCGGGCCACTAAAGAAAGGTACATGGCCTGGTCTACATGTTCCTCCCGGGTTTTCATAATATTTAAAAGTTCTGTAAACAGGTGGTTAAACAACTCATCAACCCGGTCATCAGCCAACATCACTTCTTTCGCTTTTTGCAGGTCCCCTTCCACATATGCCTCTAACCCCTTTTCTAACATGGACATAGCAAGTGTTCCCATGCGGCCTATATCTATCAAAGGTTTAAAATATTCTCTCTGACCAGCTAAAATCCGGGCGGTTTCGGCAATGTTTACTGCATAATCCCCAATCCGTTCCAGTTCTTTGGTGAGGCGAAGGGCGCTGGACAATACCCGCAGATCTCTGGTGGATGGTTGTTGCAGGGCTATCAATTCCAGGGCCTTGTTTTCGATGTCATAGTCCATATCATCGATCTTATCGTCTCCGAGAATGACCTTTTGCGCCAATCCCATGTCCTGCTGGGCCAAGGCTTCTAAAGCATTCTTCAAGGAGTTGCTGACCATCTTGCCCATTTGAAAGATGTCGGCTTTGATACTTTGTACCGCCCTGTCGTAGGCGTTAATATGTCTAATCAATGTCACCACCCCCCCAACTAAAGGTTCATTCCAGACGGTGGTGCCGCTTCAATCGTCTTTTCTTTAATTCCACCCAAAAGCTTTCAAAATCCCTTGTATTAAGTACGTCATTGCTAGTCAAACCAGCCCTTCTGGCAGTAGAAACACCTAACCACATAAAATCCATCTGCCCCCGATGATGGGCATCGGTGTTAATCACTAACTTAACCTGCATTTTTCGTGCTAAAGAGGCCAGTTCTGCTGAAAGATCATCCCGGTCGGGAAAACAGTTGATTTCTACCGCTGTTTCGTTACGGACAGCGGCCTTGAATACCGCCTCCATATCTACGTGATATGAGGGCGGGCCGCCAAAAGATTTTTTACCCGTAGGATGCGCCAGTATATCAACCAGCCCGGTATCCAGAGCCCGGATTATCCTCTTGGTAATGGTCTCTTTGTCCTGGCTGTAAGGATAGTGTATTGAGGCCACAACCAAATCAAGTTTCTCCAGCAAGCTAAGGGGTCGGTCCAAGCTTCCGTCTTCCCGGATATCTACCTCGCATCCTGCCAATAATCGGATACGCACCTTGTTTTGACACTTCCGAATAAATTCTATCTGTTCCTCTAGCTTGTCATGCGAAATACCGCCTGCTGAAGCATGCAAAGGAGAGTGATCG
This window harbors:
- a CDS encoding sugar ABC transporter substrate-binding protein, whose amino-acid sequence is MTRLKFLGVAILLVAGVFLSGCGQQQAGQSVKSEPQKTETVVIKVDSKGSPADSTRGTNIADAAKELNQLLEAKGDNRRVKVEVNHVSAGSDEEYNKKFILAWQSGGGADIRAISHADVAMMAKGGYILPLDDLLSNSEYADFVKDIYPTLWEAAKYAGKTWAVPQDTESRPVYFRKDALRKMGWSEDQINQLPEKIKRGEFTLADMTALAKEAVEKGVVKYGIFHRPSNGPYFVMQVYNFGGKIYNPVTDKLVLDKKAVLKTLQYHYDLTQNAKVTPEGMTSMEWRMLHKSFVEGDVLFWYGGTWHWGEYQKVPYHEELGELTEEYMFENIGYALVPAAEKGGRPITLSQPWVYTINSNTKYPDLAFALIAIASKPEYNAKHAIESGHLAISPSVAESPTYQSSEFLADVQYQLEYTTTQPTHPEYGKFKSGLYKAIQAVELGKQKPEEALNWLEDQLKNDLGDALEVIE
- a CDS encoding carbohydrate ABC transporter permease, whose translation is MHRFVTLLPFLGPFLVLIILFFFVPVLLTAILSFTGMDYTLRWNFIGVENYLRLFHDAVILQVALNTLKYVFFTLIFNVGFGFVLAVMTTYFVKNENISLIFRTIWLLPRMTPAVVYALLWIWFLDPTEYGMLNALMSFLAGAPPQNWLLEHPMTVVVLSNGMIGASLGMVVFSAAIKSIPDDYYRAAMVDGASDWAIIRYIIVPFLKWPIMFMTIWQTLSLLTSYEYILLITDGGPLYESEVWSLLAYHKAFANFEFGYGAAISMVLVIIGTAITLLMLRLFGYQDMINKGRINI
- a CDS encoding sugar phosphate isomerase/epimerase family protein, with protein sequence MNIKGIGVNADSSSIDGDLHSLISQLDYFAGLGIDYVEIPVHGLDIIMNGRLNKKTVSAVKKILWNFDLKYTVHAPDKVNLMDRDDPLTHHMGLEATIQFAGEIGAEIVVYHSSYTYLNRDVAVENIAQHGEPTEDQRYCQLMEVEINNLRHIGEYASAVGVTVAIENNFLKGSGNLYTYGIYPETLRDIIVQVNHPNVGICYDFGHGYLAAKQYGFDLIDGVETVAPYLTHIHVHDNFGRSGVDSRNIERIPFGIGDLHLPIGWGEIPYSKILPKLNNYTGVFMMEIHPRFHTYLGEIIRDIRKQLATLKS
- the phoU gene encoding phosphate signaling complex protein PhoU, with the translated sequence MIRHINAYDRAVQSIKADIFQMGKMVSNSLKNALEALAQQDMGLAQKVILGDDKIDDMDYDIENKALELIALQQPSTRDLRVLSSALRLTKELERIGDYAVNIAETARILAGQREYFKPLIDIGRMGTLAMSMLEKGLEAYVEGDLQKAKEVMLADDRVDELFNHLFTELLNIMKTREEHVDQAMYLSLVARYLERVGDHSVNLAEMVFYMIKGDRRPFRGHRPSPAD
- a CDS encoding carbohydrate ABC transporter permease, which codes for MNNGKTEIYLRTTWIEKFRLLLPRLIVYVFLVLTALPLVVAYAWLLLSSFSAEQAFGLIPKNFTLENWRFLWSQVQIGTKVFQSIWPITLNTILLAGSITVLELIISLLAGFALSRINFAGKDLIMKMTILLHAFPGVALLIALYYVLNAVGLLDRLIGVVLVKVALELPMATWMIKGFFDEIPWDVEWAAYVDGCTRLQAWYKVILPQLKPGIAAVAIFAFLSGWSEFIYAYTFLFSAENYTLSVYLKNLIGDFKYLDYGLLTASALFYMLPTIVFFLLSQKSLMKVSFGGVKG
- a CDS encoding Na/Pi cotransporter family protein, with protein sequence MEIATILIGLFGGLGIFIYGMNITSEGLQKVAAHRMKTVLGTLTNNPVSGVLVGIIITVLLQSSSATTVLLVGFVSASLMSLGQALGVMLGSAVGTTLTVQLIAFKVTDYALLLVGIGVAMGLFSRKQKYKHIGQAILGFGFVFYGMKVMASAVYPLRSYQAFVDILVGLSDNLFLALVVSAIFTAIIQGSAASIALIMTLTVQGVLALETAISMTLGANIGTTATGLLASIKSSREAKRVAVAHLIFKLAGALVFMPFLGPFKALVAMTSADAGRQIANSHTIFNVINMLLFLPFTARLADFMTWLIPDAEQEEKVAKFLDERVLDVPDLALEQTKNEILRMAKLVREEMLGEVMELLRTGDEKLIERINEMEKTIDFLYSAVTRYLVSLAQQNLIKDQSEQEVKLLYICNDLEHLGDVIIAISRIARKMKQRGLQIPEEGWGELSAMYWQVVNNFSLAIEAFANDDKKTASDVIKARPETLRMEKSLRYSHFQRLTSDKRDFLEISAVYEDLINYMLQINHHSVSIAQAVMGIV
- a CDS encoding substrate-binding domain-containing protein, which codes for MMTIGAMKAMWKAGLNIPEDIAVMGFDDIQFAILVYPDLSKVRTRKDEMGSLAMRHCKR
- a CDS encoding ABC transporter ATP-binding protein; the encoded protein is MRVQLVDVTKKFGGFIAVDNLNMTIEDGEFVALLGPSGCGKTTTLLILAGIYRPSSGHVIFDNRIVNDVLPKDRNLGMCFQSYALYPHMTVFENIAFPLKLRKIPRGEIVKKVRRAAEVVEIQHLLDRKPAQLSGGQQQRVSLARALVKEPGLMLLDEPLSNLDARLRITMRAEIKRLQKNLGITMVFVTHDQTEAMSMADRIAIMDQGRLQDYSTPEELYNRPKNLFIANFIGNPPMNFVNVTCVQEGGSMHLRGPGINLELPDYLVERIGRRIRTQDVVLGVRPEDITLSGRAENCIQGEIYLTEPLGRDMLVDVRFGNERFKVLAPQKFRGQIGEPVNMYLKLDKIHLFDKKDGFNLLY